A region of the Desulfosoma caldarium genome:
CCTGAGCGAGCCCGCGCAACGCCATGCCCGTTCCCAGGACCATCGTATTTTTGGCCAGCCGCCCCGGTCGCCAACGCTTCGCAGAAATCATTGCCATCATTCCCAAGGCAAGCCATCTCGGCTTGCCATGGTATCTTTAATGACCTTGTCACATTTCATGGCTTCGTTGCTTTCTACCCCCCACATGAAGCCCGAGCCCGCTCGAACATCACTCAAGCCTAAAAGGCCACGGAATTTTCGAGGCAAAGATCACGCCGACCCTGCACAAAACCCTTTGGAGCTTGTCCGTGAATCCGTCTCATCGGATCAAGAAGTCTGTCCCGAAATTGCTTATGTTGGAGCGGAGCACGGCGTGATGAGGGTGTCCGCCAAGCCACCGAGCCCGATTTCATCCAAAAAGAACCGAGCCTTGCAGCGCACCGACGGAACCGAGCCGAAAACGCATTCCCGAACAAGCTCCTCAGGCCTAAGGACGCCTTTTCCGCTACAACTGGACCTTCCTAATCAACGAATTAGACCCGGGGTCGAAAACCTTCTTTTCCAGTTCACGCAATCCCTGCGGTCCATGCCCCTGCACGAGTATCCATCGCGTGCCCACTCCTTCGACACTCACCCAACATGCCCATGAAGAAGGGACGCGGCTGCACACCCTCATCGTTTCTTCCAGTGCTCTCAAAAAGTGAAACGTAAAAGTCTGTTCTGAGCCATGCTTGCACCCCATGCCGCCAGATCAGCCGCCGTCGCTGATGCGATCGTAGCGGAGTTGGGTGATTTGTTCGCTGATAAGGCCCATCATAAACAGGAGAATGGCGGCGATGAGCAGAAGGGCCGACATGTTGGTGAAGCGATGGCTCGTTATGTAGGTGTAGGCGTAGTTGGCTAGGCCTAGCAGGAAGAAGGAGCCGCTTACGGGAAGAAAGATGCGCAAGGGAGAGAAGAGCGTGGAAATCTTTAGAATGATCAGAAAGAAGCGCACGCCGTCTCGAAGGGGCTTGATTTTGCTTCTCCCTTGTCGTTTTTGGGCCTGGATAGGCACGTAGCACACCGAACGACCGCTTCTTAGATAGGCCATGGTGAGGGTGGTCGGATAGGAAAAGGTGTTGGGCAAAAGGTAGAGGTAGCGGAGGACCGTTTCCCGGTCCACCACGCGGTACCCAGATGTCAGATCCTTGACGGGGAATTTGGTGGTGTAGCGGGCCAGCATATTGTAAGCGGTATTGGCCAGACGGCGAAAGGTATTGGCATGGCTTCTGGGATCGCGGGCCCCCACGACCATATCGTATTTTTGCGCTGCTTCCAGAAGCCGGGGAAGGTCTGCCGGATCGTGCTGTCCGTCGCCGTCCATGAGTACGACTTTGTCGCGAGACGCGATGCGAATGCCGGTTTTGACAGCCGCACCGTTCCCGATGTTGTAGGGATGTGACCACACGTAGGCTCCCGCACGCTTGGCCTCTTCGGCCGTGCGGTCCCGAGACCCATCGTCCACCACGATCACTTCCGCCTCGGGAAGTACCTCCAGAATCCTGGAGATGGTTCGGGCAATGGCCCCTTCTTCGTGATAGGCCGGAATGACCACCGAGACATCCGCCCCTTTTGCCACCACGATGACTCCCTTTTGCTGAATTCTGCGTCACCGGTTCTCAAAGCAACAGATGGGCCAAAATCCACCCAGCCGAGCGCCGTCCCCCTCCGCAGGTTTGCAATACCCTTGGCTCCTTTGTCTTGGGAGTCAAGCACGGAACGACGTCGCCCATCATTTCCGCGAAGCTTGTCTCCAGATCGAATGGGGGCGGGCGGTTATCGCCGGCCGAATATCATAAATCCCCGCGCCCCGCCCACGCAGGGAAAGGCCCTGCGAGAGTGGCGAACGGAAATTGATGGAAAACGAAATAGCCAGGTGAGGTAAAGCTCCCGAAAAGGGAAGTTTTCGAAGGAGCCCCTCTTAAATGCGGCCCTTTTCTCTATCGCACACAATGCGGGAGGACGCCCGCGCTCCCAGGAAAAACACTTTTGGGGAACCCTTCCGGAAGTCATCCTTTCTTTTGACTCTTGTTCAAACCCTGTGCTAGTCACAGGGGCGCTTGAACGGCACAAAAGCTGAAACGGAGAAAACGGAGTCGCTCCATGAACGCCCCACCCGCCTCCACGCCCATACCCCGCAAAGGCTACCTCTTGGTCATTTTGGCGGCCGTGCTGTGGGCCGTTTCCGGATCCGCCGGAAAGTATTTGTTTAACCACGGGGTCACCCCCTACCAGGTGGTGCAGATGCGCGTCACCCTAGCAGCCGTTCTTCTTTTCCTGTGGCTGGCCGCGCGGGACCGCCGAAAGCTTCGCATTGCGCCGCGCGATATCTTCTATTTCATGATTCTTGGCATCACCGGCCTTGCCATGGTGCAGTTTACCTACTTTTACACCATCAGCAAGATCAAGGTGGCCGCGGCCATCCTCCTCGAGTACCTGGCTCCGATTCTCATCGCCATGTATTCCGTAATCGTCGCTCGGGAAAAGCTCACCTGGCCCACGGCGGTGGCCGTAACTGCCGCAACTCTGGGCTGTTACCTGGTGGTGGGCGGCTACAACTTGGATCTTTTCAACATGAACAAGGCAGGCCTTCTGAGCGGCCTGGCGTCCGCGGTCAGCTTCGCCTGGTACTCGGTGCACGGCGAACATGGCATGCGCCGCTACAGCCCTTGGACTGTGCTTTTTTACGCGTTCCTTTTTGCGGCCCTTTTCTGGAACAGCGCCCACCCACCCCTGGAAGCCTTTCGCCACGCTTACGCCCCCATGGAATGGGTCTGGATTCTCTACATCGCCATTCTGGGAACGCTCGTGCCCTTTGGCCTGTATCTATATGGCATCAATCTCATACGATCCACCCGCGCCAGCATCACTGCCACTCTGGAACCCATTACGGCCGGTTTTGTCTCCTACCTCTTCCTGGGGGAAACCCTGGAAGGACTTCAAATAGCCGGCGGATTGTTGGTCATTGGGGCCGTCATTTTGTTGCAAGTGCGTCGGGAGTTTGACGATGCCACGCCGGAGCTTCTGCGGACGCGGCAGCAGCAGGCATCCTGAACCGTGATGCGGCGTCAGCCGGCCAGCGAGGGCCTTGGTCTCGCCACGACGCGAAAACCAGTTTGAATGTTTTAAAAGGCTTTCTGCAGGGAGCACGGGAAGCCCGGTCGTGGCTTTCGCCACTCCTACAGATTCAAAAAGATTCTTTTCCTGCACGCTGAGACATGCTGGCAAGCGGTGGCGCTCTTACAGATGGGGAAAGCCGGAGAGGTGAGAGAGCCCGGAACTTGGCTGGTTACGGGGTCGAACCTGATGAAAAAGGTTACAGACGCATATGGCGCCTCTGATTACTTTCTTGACGGATTTTGGAATTCAGGACGGCTACGTGGCTGCCATGAAGGGCGTGGTGTTGGGGATTGTGCCTGAGGCCCGCCTTGTGGACGTCACGCATCTCATTCCTCCTCAGGACATTCGCTGGGGATCGTACATCCTGAAAAGCTGCTATGCGGAATTTCCCCCAGGGACCATTCATCTGGTGGTGGTGGATCCGGGTGTGGGAACGGACCGGCGGGCCATTGCCGTGCGCACCCCTCGCTATGTTTTGGTCGGCCCGGACAACGGCCTCTTTTCCTATGTCCTCACAGAAGAGCCCTCCGCGGAAGCACGTCTTTTGGAAAACGCCTTTCTTTTTCGGCACACCATCAGTTCTACCTTTCACGGCCGGGACATCTTCGCCCCTGTGGCGGCCCACCTGGCCGCCGGCACACCTTTTGACACCCTGGGCCCCATCGTAAATCCCGTGGTGAGTCCATGGGTACGGCCCACCTTCGCCGCAACTAATCTGGATGGCGAAGTTTTGGGAATCGACCATTTCGGAAATATCGTCACCAACATTCAACGAAAACACCTGGCCGATTGGGCTCAACAAAGCGATTTTGAAATCTTTTTGGAAAACCAAAAAATTCCCGTTTTTGCCTCCACTTATGCTGATGTCCCTACAGGGTACCCTCTTGCCCTTTGGGGCAGCTCGAACCATCTGGAAATTTCCGTCAATCAGGGAAATGCCGCCGCCTTTTACGGGACTCGACCTGGACGAAGAGTTCGCCTAATGCGGCGGGTGTAAGTTCTCTGAAGTCTTCTCAAACCATATTGTTTTTGCCGAGGCTTTTGGTATGGGTAATCGCCACTGGCCAAGACACGGATCGACATGATTTTGCAAGAGACTCCAGGGCTGGCGGGTGAAGCGGGAAGAGTGCGTGAGAATGCGTCAGAAAAGGAAGTTGTTCCTCTCTAAAAGATGCTTAGTTTGATCCATGTGTCATCTTAGTCTAGGACATCAGGTCATTGGATTTTCGAGAAGAAGGAGGAATAGAGTGGAACAGAAAAAGGGACTCGTGTTGGTGGAAGACCTCTATCAGGAGCTGGAGGTTTGGTATCCCCTCCTGAGGCTGCGTGAGGCGGGAGTGCAGGTGGCCACCGTGGCGCCGGAGAAGGGAAAAACGTACAAGAGCAAGCTCGGTTACCCCGTGACGTCCGATTTGGCCGCTGACCAGGTATTCGCTGCCGAGTGGGACGCGGTGATTATTCCGGGTGGCTATGCTCCGGACCTCATGCGCCGTCATGCTCCCATGGTGCGATTGGTCCGTGAGGCCTTTGAAGCCGGCAAGGTGGTCGCCGCCATTTGCCATGGAGGTTGGATGCTGGCTTCGGCCAATATCCTCAAAGGGAGAAAAGCCACCTGTTTTTTTGCGATCCGTGATGACCTGGTGCACGCAGGCGCCGAGTACCTGGATCAGGAGGTAGTCGTTGATGAAAACCTCATCACTTCACGCACTCCCGACGACTTGCCGGCGTTCATGAAGGCGGTGCTGGAAAGGATCTAATCTGCGGGCTTCCCCATAACGGGTTGCATTCACAGATACTGTCGATCCTAAGAAAAGTCAAAACGCCTGGGGTGTCACAGGGGACCAGGGCAACAGTTTCATGTGTCCACATTTAGCGACCAGCCGAAAAGCTCTTGTTGTCCTCGCCACACGGTGAGAAATGCGCGGGCCGTCCAGCAAGAAAAATTCAAGTTCCTGATCGAGAACGCCGACGAGGAAAGCGAAGGGGTCAACGAAAGACGCGGGCGTGGGGACGTGAAAGCGGCTTGCACTCCTACCTCTTTACGACGCCTCCGACCGTGCTTAAGATATCGTTGCGTACAAAACAACCCCAAGGAGGCGGACATGAATAAAAACAACGCTCCCGAGACGCAGCTCGATTTGCTCAAAGGAACCGAGATTGCCAAAGAGGGGCTTCAGGCTCATGAGGTTGTCGAATCGGCCAAGGCGCCCACTCCGTCCGTGGACAAGGACGCGACGGCCCATGCGGAAAGTGATGTGCAGGACAAGAAACTGCAGGAACGAATCGAACGTAGCATGGACGCCATCAAGCAATTCATTCGGAACATCGACATCAACAGTCTGTGATTCGCCTTTCCGCGGACGAGCCAAGCTCCTCGGCCATCATTGGTGCGAGGGGCTTTTTTCGTGCTTCCCGCACCGATGATCCTTGTTGCCGCACAGCCCTTTGTGATAGAAGCCCGAGGCGATGGGCTTGGCGTCCATAACGCGCCACATTGAGGAATCCACGAGATACGGCGCGCTTGGTTCGATCATTGCCAGCTTCTTCCTATGGCCGTGAGGGTAACAACAAGGATAGCCAATGGACATCTTTTCCGCCATCGCCCTAGGAATCCTCCAGGGCATCACCGAATTCCTTCCCGTGAGCAGCTCCGGGCATCTCGTCATCGGGCAGCACCTTTTGGGATGGCGGGAACCCAATGTATTTTTTGATGTGTGCCTTCACGTGGGCACCCTTATCGCCGTGGCTCTGGTGTTTCACCAGGACATCGCGATGCTTGTTCGAGGCGGCCTGAATTGGCTGCGACACCCCTTGAGCGACCATCGTGACGAACGCCAGGAAGCCCGGCGCATCTTTGTCTTGGTGCTCTGGGGTACGATTCCCACTGTGATCATCGGGTTTGCCTGCAAGGACCTCTTTGAGCGCCTGTTTGCCTCGGTCACCGCCGTGGGCTTGAGCTTTCTTGTGACCGGAACCCTTTTGTGGCTGACCCACCGCAGGACATTTTTCTGGGGCATGGGTCCCTTTGACATGCGCTTTCGTCATGCCGTTCTCGTCGGCTTGGTTCAGGGACTGGCCATTACTCCCGGCATTTCCCGTTCAGGAACGACCATAGCCGTGGGGCTTCTTTTAGGATTTCAAAGGGAATGGGCCGGTCGGTATTCGTTTTTGCTTTTCGTGCCGGCGATCTTGGGCGCTGTCACTCTGGGATCTTTGCACTTGAAGGCTATTCCCAATCCCGTCCACCCTGTGTTGTGGGGCACCGTCGCGGCCGCGCTCACAGGCTATTTGGCGTTGCGCTTTCTATTGGCCTTGGTGCGGCGGGGTCGCGTACACCTCTTTGCCCCCTATTGCTGGACGTTGGGACTGGTTTGCCTCGGGCTGAAGCTTCTTGAGCGTGGAAATCCATAGGGTATGACAACACTTTTTCATAATCTGGCCGCGTGGGTGGTGGCCTGGGCTCACACCCCTTACGCTTCGGTGGCTCTGGCCCTCTTGGCCTTTGCGGAATCCAGCTTCTTTCCCATCCCTCCCGATGTGCTTCTCATCTCCTTAGCTCTCATTCAGCCGCGTCACTCCTTTGCCTATGCCATCGTCTGCACGGCCTTTTCCGTGCTGGGCGGCATGGTCGGCTATGCCATTGGCCGCTATGGAGGCCGGCCTCTATTGGAGCGGTTCATGAGCTCGGCCAAGATTCATGCCGTGGAAAGCTATTACCGTCGCTACGATGTGTGGGCTGTGGGCCTCGCCGGCTTCACCCCCATTCCCTACAAGGTGTTCACCATCAGTGCCGGCACGTTTCTCTTGGATTTCAAACGATTCATTCTGGCTTCCTTCGTGGGCCGAGGCGGGCGCTTTTTTCTGGTCGCAGCATTGTTTTATTTCTTTGGCGAGCC
Encoded here:
- a CDS encoding DMT family transporter, with protein sequence MNAPPASTPIPRKGYLLVILAAVLWAVSGSAGKYLFNHGVTPYQVVQMRVTLAAVLLFLWLAARDRRKLRIAPRDIFYFMILGITGLAMVQFTYFYTISKIKVAAAILLEYLAPILIAMYSVIVAREKLTWPTAVAVTAATLGCYLVVGGYNLDLFNMNKAGLLSGLASAVSFAWYSVHGEHGMRRYSPWTVLFYAFLFAALFWNSAHPPLEAFRHAYAPMEWVWILYIAILGTLVPFGLYLYGINLIRSTRASITATLEPITAGFVSYLFLGETLEGLQIAGGLLVIGAVILLQVRREFDDATPELLRTRQQQAS
- a CDS encoding glycosyltransferase family 2 protein — translated: MVAKGADVSVVIPAYHEEGAIARTISRILEVLPEAEVIVVDDGSRDRTAEEAKRAGAYVWSHPYNIGNGAAVKTGIRIASRDKVVLMDGDGQHDPADLPRLLEAAQKYDMVVGARDPRSHANTFRRLANTAYNMLARYTTKFPVKDLTSGYRVVDRETVLRYLYLLPNTFSYPTTLTMAYLRSGRSVCYVPIQAQKRQGRSKIKPLRDGVRFFLIILKISTLFSPLRIFLPVSGSFFLLGLANYAYTYITSHRFTNMSALLLIAAILLFMMGLISEQITQLRYDRISDGG
- a CDS encoding type 1 glutamine amidotransferase domain-containing protein — encoded protein: MCHLSLGHQVIGFSRRRRNRVEQKKGLVLVEDLYQELEVWYPLLRLREAGVQVATVAPEKGKTYKSKLGYPVTSDLAADQVFAAEWDAVIIPGGYAPDLMRRHAPMVRLVREAFEAGKVVAAICHGGWMLASANILKGRKATCFFAIRDDLVHAGAEYLDQEVVVDENLITSRTPDDLPAFMKAVLERI
- a CDS encoding undecaprenyl-diphosphate phosphatase gives rise to the protein MDIFSAIALGILQGITEFLPVSSSGHLVIGQHLLGWREPNVFFDVCLHVGTLIAVALVFHQDIAMLVRGGLNWLRHPLSDHRDERQEARRIFVLVLWGTIPTVIIGFACKDLFERLFASVTAVGLSFLVTGTLLWLTHRRTFFWGMGPFDMRFRHAVLVGLVQGLAITPGISRSGTTIAVGLLLGFQREWAGRYSFLLFVPAILGAVTLGSLHLKAIPNPVHPVLWGTVAAALTGYLALRFLLALVRRGRVHLFAPYCWTLGLVCLGLKLLERGNP
- a CDS encoding YqaA family protein; the encoded protein is MTTLFHNLAAWVVAWAHTPYASVALALLAFAESSFFPIPPDVLLISLALIQPRHSFAYAIVCTAFSVLGGMVGYAIGRYGGRPLLERFMSSAKIHAVESYYRRYDVWAVGLAGFTPIPYKVFTISAGTFLLDFKRFILASFVGRGGRFFLVAALFYFFGEPIADFVNKSLNMLSVAFAALLVGGFALIHRLSKRYGQGSARPHSERIREP
- a CDS encoding SAM hydrolase/SAM-dependent halogenase family protein produces the protein MAPLITFLTDFGIQDGYVAAMKGVVLGIVPEARLVDVTHLIPPQDIRWGSYILKSCYAEFPPGTIHLVVVDPGVGTDRRAIAVRTPRYVLVGPDNGLFSYVLTEEPSAEARLLENAFLFRHTISSTFHGRDIFAPVAAHLAAGTPFDTLGPIVNPVVSPWVRPTFAATNLDGEVLGIDHFGNIVTNIQRKHLADWAQQSDFEIFLENQKIPVFASTYADVPTGYPLALWGSSNHLEISVNQGNAAAFYGTRPGRRVRLMRRV